The DNA window TAACCACACATTTGGCTCTTAGGCAAAGTAGACAGAATTCCAAAACAAGCGCCCCTTGTATACGCTTGTAAACACTTTTTCTTAGTATTTAGTACTTTAGATTTGGCCTTTGCAATACACACACTCGGTGTCTGTTTGGGGTCTCCACCCCGGCTCCCCCCCGGGCGGTATTCTCtgtttatataatattttttatttctgctgCCAGGGCTCTGGCTGCTCTTTGACAGACTCCATACGTTTGTTTGTGGCTCCTCGTCGTTGCCATGTCTCTATGGCTCTATgggtttacttttttttcccccagaAGAGTCTACTTCTAGGTTTATGCCGGAGACTTGATGAACTTTTCATGACTTGAATAGAGGATTATATAGCATAGGTTCAAGGTCTTTGTTGAACTATAAAAGAACCAACCTTGGCCTGAtatttctttctttcaagTTCGAGCTCTAAGCTCTTTAAAGTTTCTAGTTTCTAAGGAGGTCCAAGGATTCCAAtaactattttaattttaaaaagctaaaaattCTGCTGATAAAGTCTAAGACGAAAAGGTTTAAATTCAAGATCTCTCTATATAGAATTCATGAACATCTCCCGGCATAAACATAGTAATAGTACATCTTGACGAGCATTCAAGTGTTTGTCTATTCGTGTATTTGTGTGTGCGTGCtttgcttgtttttattttcatcatTTTTCTGTCCATGCCCCGTGCCCCATGCCCCGTGCCCCATGCTCCATGGCCCTTGCCGGTGAGAAATTGACATATTTGGTGCTTGCAACTGGAACCGTCTGCCAACTTGAGTTGAGTTTTCTTTGCGTTTTCTTCTCGCTCTCGTTCTCGTtttcgtttccgtttccgcttggCGTTGACTAACAGCTTGGATTTCCGGCAACAGCGAGCGGGTTGGAGTTGCACAAACTTTTGGTCGGAATGTGGATATGGGTGGGCGGATGGATGGGTTGGCTGTGATGGGCTGGGGTGGTTTGGTGGTTTGGGCTTGGAATCTTGTGAGGAAATGGCCTGGAATGCGATTTCAGGAGGTTCCGGGTTAGGTAAGCCAGATCAAGGTATGGAGGGAGGACCGGTTGCTTTACCAACTGATTCAATTTACTGGCACCCCGGCATGCAGCCTCGCATTTTCACCGATTTTCCTGATTTTCCTGATTTTTGAAGACCAATTACGTGCCAAGGAGGAGCCTCTGTATCGCTATCTTTATCGGTATCTCTTTATCTTTATCTTTGTGCTCTTTTttctattcttttttttttctttgtgtttTGATAAAGTGGGGTTGTGGGGGTGTTAGGGTgtaatgtgtgtgtgttacgATTACGTTTACGATTACGGTTACTATTGTGGATTCCCGGAGTCAGGGACTCGCGAATACCCGGATTCCTGCTGCTTTTTAGCCCAGGATCTTCTTGAAGTAGCTAACCGTTTCCGGTTTGGTTAGCGAGCGTCGTCGATTTGGCTTGAATGGCGCCTCGGTTTCCTCCAGGAAATTGTGTCTTGTGGTGGCTGTCTCTCCCTGGCTATGTCCTTCTCCGGTTGATCCTTCACCGTCGTCCTCCTTATCCCTCTTCTCGGTAGCCATTTGGTGAGTTGTTGCTGGTGTCACAGTTGTTGTTGCATTCGATTTGATTTCATTAGCTgcggttgttgctgctgctgttgctgatgttgctgatgGCTTCTCACTGGCAATTACCAATGTTGCAGGTGCTGCAGGTGTTGCTGGCGTTTCTGTCGTGTCTTCAGCTATTTTCACGCCTGTCGTGGCTTTATTGACTGTTGTCGCCTCTTCAGCCAGCGGGGATGTTGTTACTGTTGCTGTTCCTGATGCTACTAtggatgttgctgctgttgtcactacggctgctcctgctgctcctgctggtgGTGTGGCTTTTTCAGATGCTGCCGCTGTCAGTCCTCCGGTTGACGTTGCTGTTGATGGCTTCGTTTCCTGCTCTggccttgttgttgtggctgctACTggcgttgttgttgtggctggTGCCGTAGTTGTGGTTGTTCCATGCAAGCCCTTGTGCTCCTGGCCATGCTCGTGCTTCGACGGCGGCACATAGTGCGACTTCACCAGCAGCATTGGCGGAATAAAGTGCGAATTGTCAGCGGACTCCTTGACATGTGTTGCATGTTGCAGCtcgtgctgctgctgttgctgttgcggcGTCTGCTGTGCGGGATGTATGGGATGTCCGACGCTGCCGcttccactgccactgccgctggcGTCCGTGGGCGTGGCTCGGCCGGGAACGTGGGTGGTCGTTGTAATGGCGGCCTTAGTAGTAGTTGTTCCAATTGGAGCAGTGGTGGTTGCCCTGACGGTGGTTGTAGATGTCGATGGCTCCGGCTTCACTGTACTGGTGGTGGCTGCCTCTTGCTCTGTTGTCTCCGGCTCTGACTTCACTGTAGTGGGCTTCACTGTAGTTGTTTCCAGCTCCAGCTTCGTGGTGGTACTCGGCTCCTCTGGCTTCTGTGTTGTTTTCACCTCGGGCTTCGCTGTAGTGGTTGTCGCTTCCTCAGGTTTGGCTGTGGTTGTTGTcgtggctgctgctgttgttgttgtggatctgcttgtagttgttgttggcctggttgttgttgctggcgcCTGGGAGCTTGTGGTGTCCTGGGCCTTTGGTGTGGTCACCTTCAAAGGGGCAGCCTCGGTGGTGGCCGTTCCCTGGGTCGGGGTGGTCAGAGTCGCCGGCCTAGCAGTGgtagtagttgttgttgttgttgttgtggctgtGGCCACCTCGACGATGGGCGACATGGTGCGCAGGTCCTGCGGCAGGATCTTCTTCTTGTGGGGCAAGTGCTCGAATATCTCGTTGGAGGCATCGCTGTTGCTGTCGTCTTCGGGAATGCCCGGAGGCAGCTGCTCCTCGCTCAGCGCCGGCTGATCCCCCATCATCATCTCCTCGTCCTGCTGCTGGTCCTTCTCCGGCTGGTGGTGCGACTTGCGCgacttctgctgctgctgttgctgctgctggtggtgctggtggctCTGCAGCTTCTTGGCAAAGTCCGGGGCGATCACCTTCTTGGCGGCCTTCTTCACCGGCTTGGGCACCTGGTCGGGGATCCGATAGAGTCCCGACACGGACACCGTACCGGGCGCGTCCGCCTGCATGAGCTCCCCTGGGGGCGCTACCTCGATGTTGATGGCCATGCCGGACCGGGCTCCGTAGTTGGGCAGCAGGTCGATGTCGTTGTTCTCGTTGTTGTCCGTCCGGATGTTCTTGATGATCTGCAGGGACTTGAAGTGCGAGTTGGTGATGTCGTTGATGCGCTGCGCCTCCAGGCGCTCCTTCGGGCAAATCAGCTGCCGGATGGCGCGCTCGCGGTCCTGTGGAtggaaaagcaaacaaaaccgAGAGGAGGAAAGGCGGAATCCCATAATTAATACCCATCTGCGGCAAGGACCTTCCCCCAGTCACTTACATCCTTGCCCTTGCAGGTGTGTCTCAGCAAGCCCTCCTCCTGGCAGTTGCGAATCAACTCGATGCTGGCCGTGTCCGCCATGTACTGCATGGTCAGGTTGGGCATGTCCTTGAGAATGCAGGCGTCCGCCCAGCTGGGCACTGAAAAGGAGCGTAGGCAGTCGTGCGGTCAGCTTCGACCCACAGTCCCCCTCCATTGCCCCACAACTCACCTGGCATCTCACACAAAAAGGATGCGGTCTCGGGACCACCGCAGCGTAGGGCGTGCCAGCGATAATCGCGAATGGGATCGATTACGGCGCAGAGGGGGGCGTCCATTAGGGGCAGGGACTCGGCCCAGTATCCTGTGTCGGCTACCAGAGGACGTGAGTTCCTACACCCGCGACGGGCAGGGCGGAAAGGGGGTTTTTAAAGGATGTTGTAAGGGTGTCGAGTAGATGTGTGTCTTGAAGCTTTAATGCTGAGTTCTCGGTCGAGTAGGGTGCTCCCCTCTAATGGTATTATTTCTATTCCTGACCAGGATTACCTCCACAGTCTATATGGTCTTGTACGTGAGTCCCTCCGTTCGTCCGCTTGTCCGTCTCTCACAGTCTGCGTCTTAAAGCTCTTTCGAACGCCCCTCGTTTTCAACAGTGTGTCCTTTTTGTGGGCCATTATTTGCAAACTATCAGTAGTTTATGGCTCCCTCCTGCCAAGGATGTGTGGCCAGACCCTAATGTCCTCTCTCGCAGATGGAATTCCGCCTTGGAGCGGTCAGCCGGCGGATCCATTCCATTCCGGAATTCACATGTCGGCCCCAACAGGACAATTGTGGCCCTCAATCCCTTTCGGCCGTATCCATAGCCCTCCCTCTCACTCTCTctataagtgtgtgtgtggtctTATTGTTTTTGGTGTAATGGTATGTAAtggggtgtatgtgtgtgtgttagtgtatcgttgttgttgttgtacttACGACCACATAAAACGATCCGAGTTCTGCGGTCGCATGAGACCAATCCAAACGATGTCGTTCACATCCAATTCCCTCAGCAGGTCGCGCGTTGCATCGAATTGAAAACTGTTGTCGACTGTCATCGCACACACATACAaacacacaggcacacacacatgtgtgtGACCAAAGGACGAAAAAGGATacaaagagaaagagagaatGAGTTTAGTTGAAATGAAAACGAGACGACAaatggtttttatttgttcTACACAGAGAATACAGAGCTCTTCTATGAAATTCGCCTTGTCTATTGTTTCCTTTTGCCCCACCAGCCCCCCTGGCTTCAGTTCGGCTTCTCGTTTTTTCAGCATCCTTTTTTAGGGATGCTGCCCCCAAGTGACAATACAAATTGTTAACAAAATGCTgttgcaaattatttttgtttccattttttgccCGGCTCTCGTGTGTCTATTTCTGTTTTCGATTGTAGTTGAGCTTCTGTTTGCTTTGTTTCGAGCTTCGAGTTCATCTAGTCGTCAATGCATGTCCTGTCGTCCTGCCGTCCTGTTTGCCAAGGTTAAAGCTCAATAGTGGATGGCCAACTCTATTCAGGAGCCTCATCCTACCGGAATATGCAACTGGAATTGCTTTCGAGGCTCCTGACTTTTGTCGCTTTTATCTCGATTCGAGGCAGAGATCGCAAGCCATTGGGTCTCGCAAAAGTTTTGAATGGAAAGCGAATATATTGGCAACTTTTTGGGGCTCGAAACTGGGGCGATTGTGATTTAGATGACCCCAGGCTTACAGGCACTGACCCCCTTACCCGAATCCCCTTCCGAATCCGAATCTAAACCATCTACCCGCTGGCACTGCAGCGACCGAATTTTCAGAGGGATTTATTGTGTTATGAGGAGCCAAGGGTGCCCGGCTGGGCGAAAGCAATGCGGTAAACGTGGCGAGAAGAAAGGGAGAATGGATAGAGACTGTGGCAACTGCAGCAGGTCAGAGGTCGGATCCTGTGGCAGAGCCTTTTGGGGTCCGGCCACACAAAAGACTCGACTGTGGCTGCGTCACTTTGCTGTCATTTCATTCATTTGCGAACCACAATGGCCACCTCCCTTTGGCATCTGTCTCTGCCACAACTAGCCCCCCGCCGCCACGGACCTGCCCCGGTTCTCCTGGACTGCAGTGCTTGGCCCTAATCTGGCTGCATTCGTTACTTGGTGACGTCTGCTCATTTGTATTAATGTGGAATTCTAAAAGGCTTTGCCGATTCACTGGCTGTAGCTACACTGAGAAGAAAAATTAGAACAATTCGAATACAAGAAGCATCCGAACTGGGCTCTGGCTGGGGGTGAGGGGACCTTGGGGTACCTGACTTACCTGTCACCAGGTTGGCGTGATGGAACTGGCAGACGGCGTCCGCCTCGAACCAGGATATGCGATCCCTGAAGAATCGGTAGAAGACATTCAGCCCCTCCTGCGGCATTGTCCAGGTGTTGCTGACATTAACCTGTGAATTGCAAAGAAAAATAACGAGTTTCAGTTTCAGGTTTCAGGTTTTGGGTTTCGGGTTGATTTGTATGCGCGCGGTGTGTGGTGCACGGTGCGTATACGTTATGCATTAAGCATACGCCCCGTGGCCCGTAAAGcgtttacatttttaatgcccAGAGAGGCCTGAGGGATGGGGGAGAGATGGAGAGGTGGCTTCCTGGCAGCGAGTCTACGAcattaaaaatacatacaaCGCAACACACGCGCACATTTGCTTAGGAATTCCTCGTAAAGCGGGGGCGGTGGCGTGGCTGTTGATGTAAAATCTGCTTTGAAGCCTGTCTCCATATATTTCATTAGAGCAGGCTCCGCCCAGGGGTGGGCTGGGGATGGGGGCACAGATGCCACAAAGCAGCGcccccaacacacacacattgcGCACCGCCACCCCCctccaaaaaatattctttgTGCCGCCGCGTGCTGAGACCGAAAAAACAGCAACCAGGGCACTCGGCTCCTCCATCTTTCATATCCTGGATGGAGGCAGGTCGGAGAAATATGGCAGAGGCCTCCTTGCTCTTCTACATTAACTAATTACGGGCAGGGGCGGCCGAAGGGGGATGGCGGGCCCACTATTATACATAAACACACGGCCCGGGGACCATACACAAATATGTCATGTATACAGAATGGCCAGGAGCaggggcaggagcaggagctggagctgatGACAAGGATGCCAGAATTTTGTCAGTGAAAGCAAACTTTGTGCCTAAAACTTTCCCAACTggaatttgaattaaaaattaacgGGCATTGAAGCATCTAGCTTACGCtcttaattttccaaaaaaaaaaaaagaaaacgctTTCATTTTTTGAGGGAATCATGTATTCCATTACACCATCCTGCAACCACTTTAATGGCAATTCAGAGAAGAAGCCCCTTTAGTTAACCAAAATATTTGCAGCCATAAATTGTTGGAATTCCGTTGTATTCCacaactaattaaattaatttccaagcTCAGGTCCGCCAGGTCAACTTTCTGATACGAGATACCTCGACGAGGGGAGCGCCGAGGtcataaattgaaaaattttggATTCTTCCCGGTCCGGTCggaggaagaaaaaaaagccacCAACGTACATGCCGCctgaatttttaattcaaacaGAGAACAGACGAAGGAAAAACAAAGGAGCAGGGAGGCAGGCATTTCATTAACttaattaacatttaattgaaaaattcaaaaaggcAACTTCTCCTTCGATGGGGAGCCGTCCGAGACTTTCATctcttccgtttccgtttgcCATCCAAGCCTCCCAAGCCTCCCTAGCCTCCCAAGAaggaaaaaagagaaaaatttcATCGgcatcaaaacaaaaaacgagaTGGCGCCATGGAACCGGATAAAAACAGGCATTTGATGAAGAACGGAATACCTCTATGTAGACACCTGTATTTATTGTGCTGGATAAGTCACTTATCAGTCGATTAACTTTTGTTCCTCCCCGGCCAGGCCCCAATGGGAGCTGGGCGCGGGGCGATTCATCTTTTTATGCCGCTTTTTATGGGCTAACAAATTGCTGGCCCACCAAACACCGAATAGCTGTTTAATTTACCCACTGAAATTGTAGTTATTAtgcatacataaatatatttatggcGTATTTACGACTGATTCGTATCTGGACTGGGGGCTGGTGGCTGGTGGGCTGGAGGCTCCAAGCGTGTGGCTTTGGGCAGCGATTTTTGCCGCCCGGCTACAAATTATTCAGTGCCATCGAAGTGGCAGCAAACGCATTAACACATATGCCTCGTCCCGTCCCGGCTCTGTGTCCtggaaatattaattatgcattGGAAACGGCTGTGGTTGCCATTATTCAGTTATTAACATTCACAATATTTGGAATCAGACGCAGAAAAAGCATATACGCGATGTGTGGGATCCACAAATGGGTCTCAGTATCAGAGGCAACTAAAATTAACGAGTACTACTAGGAGTAGGAGACTAAACTATACGACGAGTATTTGATACCCGATACTATAAGAACCGAGTATGAGTTGTAGATGCCACAATGAACTACCGGCGAGTAAGATTATATGATATCGGAAGAGTACCTAACATGGACGAGTAGAAGATACCCAACGAGAACAAGTGAATGATTCCCGACGAGTAAGAATTCGCTACTTCAAGTACTAGGTATGAATAGTTGCCACAATAACGAGTAACTCTATGTGGATATGATTTCTGAGTATTGAAAGCATCTACCAAGGATGCCTGTAGTCATTATAACAGctgagtgtgtgtgtcttgtggaagaaacaaaagcaaagGCTGTTGCCTCGCCACAATTGCAGCAGCAACCTGAACAGCAACGAAAGTATCTGCAACACCACCAGCCAAGCCAGAAGAAACATTTGTTGACTTTTTCTCTTTCTTCCCGGGCTCGtctcttctttttttctgCTCTGTGTGGAAGCTTTTTCTGTTGCTTTTTCGGAGGACGCTGTGCAGCAAGTTGGTGGGCAAACAATtcagctgctgctgtggcgCCTCCCGTTGTTGCCACTCTGCCTCTGCTGGATGCCTCCGCTGTTGTTTGTCTGCTGTTTCTCTCTCTCGTTATGTTTTGTTTGTAATTATGATGAAGACATCCTGCGAAGGACATGGTGGAGGGAGGAAACGGGGGGGCCAGACTgcaaattaaacaaaagaaTAAGTGAAATCACAAAGCGCTGCAAAAGACTTCGCTGGGCCtgtataatttttgtatttgcaTTTCATGAGAGCGTCGGCAAGTAAGTAATTGTAGGACGAACTAGCCAGGACAATGAGCACCCACGGTCCTCGTGGCGGCGCAATTTGCCGGTCTGAGTGCCGGGCCTGCCGTTCCTTCAAAAGTGCTCTGTTTGCACCTTTTAATCTTGCTAAAAATGCCAGCTGCACGCCGCTTGTGGCACATGGCTCTTGTGCCGCGACAAAAGTTactgccacacacacaaagtAATACATACTTACTACAGATGAAGGTGTTCGAGTCAAAAGAGAGCTATAAACTCATAATTTTAGGGCGGAATCGGGGGTGTTCATGCTGTGAGGTATCGGTTAAAAGAGTATTATTTGCATACCTCCAGTCTCCGATCCGAGCCAAATTGTGAATGCATAATGTAAGTTGATTCATCCCTTTTGACGACGCTGGGCGGATGCTCCTCCTCCCTTTCAGGACCAGGACCTCCCTGGACTGAGCtcaaaggaaaatattttcattttcctctCCTTTATTGGCTTTTTGCCGTTGTATTCGAGCGATTATAATGGGAAAAATAAAGGGGCCGAGGGAGGAGGGTGTTTAGCCCGGGGTGTCAACACAATCAGGGCCCGGAGTGCCAGGAATCTTTGCCGTGCCACTTGCCGCACCCCCTGGCCTCACCTGGCCCGGCACCTTCCACTTGCCACCTTGGCCTGTGCCACCTGGCAGTCGTGCGTGAATCATAAGTATCTTGTCCCCGTACAAGCGTCTATATCCATTTACATACCCCCCCCCACCAACCCCGGACTCACAGGACTGGCAGGACCGTGTATGCAGATATATGCTAATGTGGCAGCCACAGAAAGGGGCGcctttaaaaatcaaatacgCACGCGGGGCACACAAGCCTGTGCTCGGGTATTAGCAATCCTTTTGATATATTGGTGCCTCTTCTCCCCTttgatacacacacacacacgctgcTCATTTTTATTCCAGCTGCCTCCTCTTGCCACCTGAAGTTgccccaaaaaataataataataaggaGACACACCTGCCTGCCACAGCTGCCACGACATCGGTTAACAAAAGCTGCAAAGTCAAGCGGCTTATTTATGAATTAGCAATGTGATTTTGAGACTTTGGCCTCCCATCCCACCCAGCCTTCCagtttttattctttttcttatgTTTTTGATGATTTACACTCCATAAGGCTAACCATTATGCTAATGAAGCGCCGTAGGGGCGGGCCAACGGTGCGTATGAGCGATGAAGGTTTGTGAGGTATACTGCTGGTGcttaaaattcaattcaatcatCCGGCTTGGCAGTAAACTATCTCCTTAAATCGGGCCACTTGCCATGCTATATCCCTCCCGCCCGAGAACActtcaaaaaaatatgcaattcCAAAAATATCAGTCAGCATGTGCTgggaaataaatgaaatgagAGCGTGACCCGTCGTctggtataaaaaatatcgcAATGTCACATTGCCACTGCAATGTCCTTGCCAGGGCACAGTCCCCCCAACCCCATCTCTCTAAGCTCTAAGCTCAGAGGCCCTCCTCCCCTTGGGCAACTCCCTCCCATGACATGTAATTGTAACAGACTGCCAAAAACAGCGGCAACAATGCCGTTCTTGCACCACCTTGTCCCACCGAAAACACATTCCTTTTCTTCTCCCTCTTTTTTGTCCTGTTGAACAATGAGCAAGGACACCGAGCAAAGGAGGCGGAGTCGGTGGCGGAGGACACAACAATAACACCCACGGTAGTGGGCTTCCAAAATGGGAAAATGGGAAACGAAGCTGCAGCTGTCAACTGTCGCGCTTGCTTACATGCACGgggaatttattaaaattgaagaCAACCTGCACTGCACTGGCATTCGGCTCAATTTGTCACTTTGTCAGTCATTCAGGCAGTcattcagtcagtcagtcagtcagtcagtcaattCGTCAGGTAGTCAGATAGTCAGCTAGTCTTTGGATAGAATCTCAGGATAATGAAAgacatttgcatttaattcCATTCACACGTAGCCCTGCCATGAAAACCAGAGCAGAATAAAGAGCTGAAAGTGTTAAAAAGTAAATGCATAAGTAGCCGTGACACGAAACATGTGCCAAAGGGGTTAATGGGGCCACCAAGGACATGTGTTGCTGGCCTCCCCCAAGGATAACATCGTAATTTGTTGTGCATCGCCTAATCCTTGCGCTACTTTCGAGCCAATGTGAATTATGCGCACTTAAGTCAACTCTTGCACCCTTTTACCCGCACCTCCACCTCAGGACAACGCACACAGGACCTCATCACacccacacagatacacacacagaGATACTCGCCGGATGAACTAAGAGCTACATAGTCACTTGTCTGTGTGCTGGCGAATTTTCCACcgcttttatttttgcaacCAGCTTAAGAGATTTACTGAAACCAGAACACTGGGCAGTAGGAGGGAGGCTTGCGGCACAGGGTatggggcatggggcatgAGACTTGAGGCACAAGACTTGGGGGCACGGGGCAAGACGTTCGGAATGGCAGCtgcaaagaaattaaatttctcaacgagaaaaaagcaagaaaataaaaatgaaataatgataataggaattacaaaaattacagGAAATTTCAGGGAATGCGTTGACAGGTTTTCCTACAATAACCGTTATTGCAGGCTCCAAGCCAGGATCCAAAAGGACCAGACCGAAAGCAGCTCATCCAGAGCCAACAGAACCTGTTGTCTGACAAAGGTAACATTCTAGGACATTGCAGAATAGTAGaggttttcaaaaataaaccaaaatctatctagattttttaagaatttctctcagtgctttCGACTTGACTGCCGTGAACTAGACTAAGCTAAACGCAACTCAAGCGAGGCCAATCCGCTGGGGAATCAGTTAAAGTTTCTaattgaaactgaaacagaCCGGCGGACAGAACGGACAGAGCGGACAGAGCGGACAACGCGGACGCTCTGACAGAACGGACAACGGATAAGGATGCTGGCAGCAGTCTGGGTCCTGCAGGAGATGAGTCCTGCAGCTGCTATGCAAATTGATTAGCGAAAATGAAATCCAGCCAGCGGGGAAGATAATCGGAGAGGCGGAGCTGCCGGGCCAGTCATTCCTTTCATTGTCCTTATTCGCACGAACATCCTTAGTCCTGGCTGCTGGCTTCTTAGTCTGGCTCCTGCTAAGCACTGTCAATGTCGGCAAACGTAAACAGGGCCGGGATTTATAGACTCCTTGGGCGGGTAGCCGTTTAAGAAATGCATTCAGTGTGTTTACAACGAAAAACTATTGGAATACCTGGCCACCTCCCCTCGCCAGCTCCAGGCGAGGAGCGAGTGCTTAAGAAAAACATCCTTCCAAGTACTGCCGTAAGCCCTACTGGTTAGCGTCTCTCTGCACCGGGCGATATCATAAACTTTTCGATGGAAAGTTGATTGCCAGAGATTTAAGTTTTGCAGCCCAAAAAATGCTGATAATCCGGCCGGAGCGTCTCGGGCCCGAGCGTCCCACCTTGCCGGGCAAATCATTGCATAAACTTTCTCCGGGTGGAAGTGAACTGAGTCCTTCCGCAAATCCCCCGGGCGGGAATCCTTGCAGATGCACTGCTCCCCCCAACCCCAGTGCCTAACAAACTGCCACCAATATCCAATATCATGGCCTAGATAAAACTTGGACAGCTTGCGGACTCGCTTCGATTTCTAATTAAAAGCGCAGAAACTTTTCTACCGGCTACCCCGCAACATTTTGGCCAGATGATCGCAATCGAAATTGTCGCACATTATgcagtggtggtggtggtggtggtggtggtgttgggGGAGTTGTGGACCCAAAAAGTGGCAATAAAGTAACCTCAACATGGCCCAAAGCCGAGCACCGAAAATCCAACCGAAATGAAAATGTGCAGCAAAGGACAAAGGCAGAAAGTAGCCAGTTGGCCTGGGAGAAGTTGCTCAACTTTTGTCACATTTAATTAA is part of the Drosophila bipectinata strain 14024-0381.07 chromosome XL, DbipHiC1v2, whole genome shotgun sequence genome and encodes:
- the LOC108122839 gene encoding mucin-2, encoding MSPGGLLKILGLCLVISLGMRCDARAVNVSNTWTMPQEGLNVFYRFFRDRISWFEADAVCQFHHANLVTVDNSFQFDATRDLLRELDVNDIVWIGLMRPQNSDRFMWSNSRPLVADTGYWAESLPLMDAPLCAVIDPIRDYRWHALRCGGPETASFLCEMPVPSWADACILKDMPNLTMQYMADTASIELIRNCQEEGLLRHTCKGKDDRERAIRQLICPKERLEAQRINDITNSHFKSLQIIKNIRTDNNENNDIDLLPNYGARSGMAINIEVAPPGELMQADAPGTVSVSGLYRIPDQVPKPVKKAAKKVIAPDFAKKLQSHQHHQQQQQQQQKSRKSHHQPEKDQQQDEEMMMGDQPALSEEQLPPGIPEDDSNSDASNEIFEHLPHKKKILPQDLRTMSPIVEVATATTTTTTTTTTARPATLTTPTQGTATTEAAPLKVTTPKAQDTTSSQAPATTTRPTTTTSRSTTTTAAATTTTTAKPEEATTTTAKPEVKTTQKPEEPSTTTKLELETTTVKPTTVKSEPETTEQEAATTSTVKPEPSTSTTTVRATTTAPIGTTTTKAAITTTTHVPGRATPTDASGSGSGSGSVGHPIHPAQQTPQQQQQQHELQHATHVKESADNSHFIPPMLLVKSHYVPPSKHEHGQEHKGLHGTTTTTAPATTTTPVAATTTRPEQETKPSTATSTGGLTAAASEKATPPAGAAGAAVVTTAATSIVASGTATVTTSPLAEEATTVNKATTGVKIAEDTTETPATPAAPATLVIASEKPSATSATAAATTAANEIKSNATTTVTPATTHQMATEKRDKEDDGEGSTGEGHSQGETATTRHNFLEETEAPFKPNRRRSLTKPETVSYFKKILG